From a region of the Cucumis sativus cultivar 9930 chromosome 6, Cucumber_9930_V3, whole genome shotgun sequence genome:
- the LOC105435796 gene encoding zinc finger protein ZAT5, which yields MAKTTSGFYVYECKTCNRTFPSFQALGGHRASHKKPKTTTMATALEDQPEEPQLIKIAASPVQIPTKTVTAGANFQTHKGGKVHECSICGLEFTSGQALGGHMRRHRATTAVSSAQQVVVATNTEEDNNTNHHHHHRHRNSVERKERNILELDLNLPAPEEDLRETKFQFTATPQTIVFSAPTLVDCHY from the coding sequence ATGGCTAAAACCACCTCTGGATTTTATGTTTACGAGTGTAAGACTTGTAATCGGACTTTCCCTTCTTTTCAAGCCCTCGGCGGCCACCGCGCTAGCCATAAGAAGCCGAAGACGACGACGATGGCCACCGCCCTGGAGGATCAACCAGAAGAGCCACAATTGATCAAAATTGCGGCATCTCCAGTACAGATTCCAACCAAAACGGTGACTGCAGGAGCGAATTTTCAAACCCACAAGGGCGGAAAAGTACACGAGTGCTCTATATGTGGATTGGAATTCACTTCAGGTCAAGCATTGGGAGGACATATGAGGAGACATAGAGCTACAACCGCCGTGTCAAGCGCACAACAAGTAGTCGTGGCTACGAACACGGAGGAGGATAATAATACTAATCATCACCATCACCATCGTCATCGTAATTCCGTTGAgaggaaggaaagaaacatTCTAGAATTGGATCTGAATTTACCAGCGCCGGAGGAAGATCTCCGGGAGACAAAGTTTCAATTTACGGCAACTCCACAAACAATCGTCTTCTCAGCACCAACACTTGTGGATTGTCattattga